From a single Vibrio sp. BS-M-Sm-2 genomic region:
- a CDS encoding YgjV family protein translates to MEFNMVEILGYAASIMVAISLTMKDIVRLRVLNFIGCTLFTAYGVMIDAWPVVATNGFIACVNIYFLAKMQKEKNGSDESSESLN, encoded by the coding sequence ATGGAATTCAATATGGTTGAAATTTTAGGTTACGCTGCGTCTATTATGGTCGCAATTTCATTAACAATGAAAGATATCGTTCGTCTGCGTGTCCTTAACTTTATTGGCTGTACACTCTTTACAGCATACGGCGTTATGATTGACGCATGGCCAGTTGTCGCGACCAACGGTTTCATCGCTTGTGTAAACATCTACTTTCTTGCAAAAATGCAAAAGGAAAAAAACGGAAGCGATGAAAGCAGCGAAAGCTTAAATTAG
- a CDS encoding DUF4136 domain-containing protein encodes MIKRSICATKSIKKVALLALMAIGLTACTTQEIPPTHNYGVVTSGDFDFMKHGVLTYSWHPESEQVYLSQKYDETVVTDLVRDAIQEQLSSKGYQLKQDGVGDVVVGFGLAEESELNDESIFDAIKLSTGVPFYDGEGKVAEKGSLYIAFFVPESEVVLWQALAQSGIQPDLEPSESKQRITGFIDMLFRRMPER; translated from the coding sequence ATGATAAAACGATCCATTTGTGCAACAAAAAGCATAAAAAAAGTAGCACTGTTGGCTTTGATGGCTATTGGGCTGACCGCATGTACTACGCAAGAAATACCACCCACGCATAATTATGGTGTGGTCACTAGCGGTGATTTTGATTTCATGAAACACGGCGTGCTGACGTATTCATGGCATCCTGAGTCAGAACAGGTTTACCTTTCTCAAAAATACGATGAAACCGTGGTTACTGATCTGGTGCGTGACGCGATTCAAGAACAGCTCTCTAGTAAGGGTTATCAGTTAAAACAGGATGGTGTCGGCGATGTTGTTGTAGGCTTTGGATTAGCGGAAGAATCGGAACTGAACGATGAGTCTATCTTCGATGCGATTAAGCTATCTACTGGTGTGCCATTTTACGATGGTGAAGGTAAAGTAGCGGAGAAAGGGTCTTTGTACATTGCCTTTTTCGTTCCTGAATCTGAAGTCGTATTGTGGCAAGCTCTAGCTCAGTCTGGTATCCAGCCTGACTTAGAGCCAAGCGAAAGCAAACAGCGCATTACTGGCTTTATAGATATGCTATTTAGACGTATGCCCGAACGCTAG